A genome region from Trichoderma asperellum chromosome 7, complete sequence includes the following:
- the RCO1 gene encoding transcriptional regulatory protein rco1 produces the protein MSMYSHRGMGAVPPGNARLNELLEQIRAEFDSQQRQTESFEHQISAQVSEMQLVREKVYAMEQTHMTLKQKYEEEINMLRHQLELARKGAPQSGLQGPPQHAGPSQQPPSIAPGNGLFSGIMAGGNQGGLAPPQPQATPQDQQMGPHHHQMAQGPPGLPVPPPHPNAQQQQQQQQPPQQQPPYQQQAYPQGPGPVVSNGMGPQPPQSTASPGPGRRAINRPPNAVGPATPQINTPVPYPGNAQSPQVSHPTPDHARMGPRAPPPPISNALGDLEVDAVAPHNKKTGNDWYAIFNPQVQRVLDVDLVHSLTHESVVCCVRFSHDGKYVATGCNKSAQIFDVQTGEKVCVLEDHSATDMAADLYIRSVCFSPDGRYLATGAEDKLIRVWDIATRTIRNHFSGHEQDIYSLDFARDGRTIASGSGDRTVRLWDIEQGTNTLTLTIEDGVTTVAISPDTQFVAAGSLDKSVRVWDIMTGYLVERLEGPDGHKDSVYSVAFSPNGKDLVSGSLDRTIKMWELSSPRGPQNSGAKGKCVKTFEGHRDFVLSVALTPDANWVLSGSKDRGVQFWDPRTGTTQLMLQGHKNSVISVAPSPQGGYFATGSGDMKARIWSYRPY, from the exons ATGTCCATGTATTCGCATCGCGGCATGGGGGCTGTGCCTCCCGGCAATGCTCGCCTGAACGAGCTGCTTGAGCAGATCAGAGCTGAGTTCGATAGCCAACAGCGTCAGACCGAAAGCTTTGAGCATCAGA tctCAGCACAAGTTAGTGAAATGCAGCTGGTTCGCGAAAAGGTCTATGCCATGGAGCAAACGCATATGACGCTCAAGCAAAA ATATGAGGAGGAGATCAACATGCTGAGGCATCAGCTCGAACTTGCTCGTAAGGGAGCTCCGCAGTCGGGTTTGCAAGGACCTCCTCAACACGCAGGGCCGTCTCAGCAGCCCCCATCGATTGCTCCTGGAAACGGCCTCTTCAGCGGCATCATGGCTGGTGGCAACCAGGGAGGTCTGgcgccgccgcagcctcaGGCAACTCCCCAGGATCAGCAGATGGgccctcaccaccaccagatgGCTCAAGGCCCCCCAGGACTGCCCGTCCCCCCTCCCCACCCCAacgcgcagcagcagcaacagcagcagcagccccctcagcagcagcctccataccagcagcaggcctATCCCCAGGGCCCTGGCCCCGTCGTGTCCAACGGCATGGGCCCTCAGCCGCCGCAGAGCACCGCGTCGCCCGGCCCAGGTCGCCGAGCCATCAACCGGCCCCCGAACGCCGTCGGGCCTGCGACCCCTCAGATCAACACCCCCGTGCCGTATCCCGGCAATGCTCAGTCTCCGCAAGTGAGCCATCCGACGCCGGATCACGCTCGCATGGGTCCCCGcgcccctccccctcccatCAGCAACGCCCTGGGTGATCTCGAAGTCGACGCCGTCGCGCCTCACAACAAGAAGACGGGCAACGACTGGTATGCCATCTTCAACCCGCAGGTGCAGCGCGTTTTGGATGTCGACCTGGTCCACTCCCTCACCCACGAGAGCGTTGTCTGCTGTGTTCGCTTTAGCCACGACGGCAAGTATGTCGCCACCGGTTGCAACAAGTCAGCCCAGATTTTCGATGTCCAGACTGGCGAGAAGGTGTGCGTCTTGGAAGACCACAGCGCTACCGACATGGCTGCGGATCTCTACATTCGAAGCGTCTGCTTCAGCCCTGACGGCCGCTACCTGGCTACTGGTGCCGAAGACAAGCTGATCCGA GTGTGGGATATTGCCACTCGAACCATCCGCAACCACTTCTCAGGCCACGAACAAGACATCTACTCGCTCGACTTTGCTCGCGATGGCCGCACCATTGCCTCTGGCAGTGGCGATAGGACCGTCCGTCTTTGGGATATTGAGCAAGGCACCAACACTCTCACCCTCACCATCGAGGATGGTGTTACGACCGTTGCCATTTCCCCCGACACCCAGTTCGTTGCGGCCGGTTCTCTGGACAAGAGCGTTCGCGTCTGGGACATCATGACAGGCTACCTCGTTGAGCGGCTGGAAGGACCCGATGGACACAAGGACTCTGTTTATTCCGTTGCCTTCTCGCCCAACGGCAAAGACTTGGTCAGCGGTAGTCTGGACCGAACAATCAAGATGTGGGAGCTTAGCTCGCCCCGCGGCCCTCAAAACTCTGGCGCCAAGGGCAAGTGTGTCAAGACATTTGAAGGCCACCGAGACTTTGTCCTGTCCGTCGCCCTGACTCCGGACGCTAATTGGGTCCTGTCAGGATCCAAGGACCGTGGCGTCCAGTTCTGGGACCCCCGGACAGGAACAACTCAGCTGATGCTTCAGGGACACAAGAACTCTGTCATCTCAGTTGCCCCCAGCCCACAGGGCGGCTACTTTGCCACTGGCTCAGGAGACATGAAGGCCCGTATCTGGTCGTATCGTCCATACTAG